In Bos taurus isolate L1 Dominette 01449 registration number 42190680 breed Hereford chromosome 13, ARS-UCD2.0, whole genome shotgun sequence, the DNA window GCTTTAAGTCATGATAGTCTTTCGGCTTCTTGAAGATTCTATTGTCTTACCCATTGGTCCTTGCTTTGGCCAACTGTGTATCTGGTTTGTTAGGCTTCTGGATGGGTGGTTGCATCACGGGCTGTGCTATGAAGAGGCCTTTGACACAACACTGTTTGTACCTGTCACACATGAATATCGTTTTTTCCAGGGAGCCGCATTCCAGCTTGCAGTGTCCCGCGATCTTACGCCCACAAATTGTCCCGCCCCCTTTGGCTGCAATGGAGAAGAAAAGATAGAGAATCCAAGGTTAGAAACAATTGAGGGACTGCCAAGGGGTTGGGACTTTTTTGGTTTTTGGCCCCACtatgggcatgtgggatcctgaactctgaccaggaatagaaccctcaccccactagactgccagggaagtctctaaagcAGACATTTTATCCTCAAATGTATGCTTGAAATATGAGTCTTGAGAAGGACGCAGGAGGAGACAGAATTTCCCTTGATGGATGGCCTCTGGGAATGCAGAAGAGCTCTTTGTCTTTGCCAGCATCTACATCTTTGCAACAGCTAAAGCCTCTCATTTTTGCTGTAGTTTGTACCACAGAACGTCTGAGTGAAAAGGGGACCGGGGAGCCAGGTCTTCATTGTTGGGGAGGCATTTGAACACTCCAAGGGGTACTTGTGGCTGTTCTTACTCATCCcacatctccttttttttttttaatttatttattttaattggaggctaattactgtataatattgtagtgttttttgccatacattgacatgaatcagccatgggtgtacatgtgtcccccatcctgaacccctctcccatctccctccccatcccatccctcaggattgtcccagtgtaCCCCACATCTCCTTTTAAAGGTGTTCCTGCCTCACTTGTTCTTAGGGATTATGACCTTGTCAATATCAATCAACCcagagtgggggaaaaaaaaaagttgaatcaTTACAGAGAAAATAATGGTTGCTATGACAGGCTATTTTGCATTCATACACCGTTACCAAGTACAACCTTCTCATTAAACCTGAGGGCTTTGTCTCTGTGCTCTGTGTCCACCATGGGCCCACAGCCCCGGCATCTTCTGAGAGGCTTCTCCTCTGGTTCTTCATACCCATTGCCTGGCTCTCTGAATTTTCTCTCTGGTTCTTCA includes these proteins:
- the DEFB132 gene encoding beta-defensin 132, with amino-acid sequence MTVEDPDSTKPPSTPQASPSAMKLLLLVFTALGFLVTPAKGGGTICGRKIAGHCKLECGSLEKTIFMCDRYKQCCVKGLFIAQPVMQPPIQKPNKPDTQLAKARTNG